Part of the Vespa velutina chromosome 7, iVesVel2.1, whole genome shotgun sequence genome, CATCTCATTATATCttctatgaaaatataaaatattttttcatggtAGTAGAATTGGCTAATATAAAGACAGGACCAACTAACGGACTAGTTTATGTTGGCGATGTACAGAACTTATCGCTTGGTCACATAGGACGTATAAATCTTatgggaataaaaaaatttctatacttCATACAAGAGGCAGCACCCATTCGTTTGAagcaaatacatataataaattctacaCCGGCAATGGAAGTTTTGTTAAATATGTGTAAGCCTTTCATGAAAAAAGAGTTATACGAGATGGTGAGTTtcacaaagaaaattttatcgtagAATCATTAGCAGATTTATTCTTAAAGAGACTTGagtcattataaatttttgagGCTCCATTAAAATAAGTCAAttatatacagtatatattttcttgcttCAACGTTGCTTGACGTACATTCATTATGCAAATGACTTGCATAGAAATAGATTGCAcaaattcgattatattagCATATATATTAGCATATAGTAGCATATAGTAGCAATATATACACgcgtgtgtatacatatagatataaaagttACAGACCAGCCataagatattaaatgatattatataatataaatttatattattgtgtgGGAACTCGAAGTGATTGTCTCTTTCGTTTGTGGATAATTCTGCCACTGCATGGAGAagtatttttcgaatttaacaatctaattatcattataatttctatttagaTACACTTTTCAACTTTAGaaagtttagaaaaatttttacccGTTGATGCACTTCCCAACGAGATAGGTGGCAAAGGTGGTAACTTGAAAGATCTCattaacgaacaaacaaaattgCTTGATGAAAATCGCGAGTGgtttttgaaagaagaaataacgaaGCGAGTGAATGAATCGTTACGAGTTGGAAAGCCTAAATTAAGCAATGACATTTTTGGCGTTGAAGGAAGCTTCAAGAAACTTGATATCGATTAAATGAATTCAtcaattatacaaaaaaaataatgaatatatatattttatttccgaTCGATTTTTCATTCTAATGAGTTACAATAataggttttttttctttatggatggaatatgatatatcaataaaattctttatcttttaaagtTATATGAAtcatgaaaaatgtattcagatttttaatattttttcccatttaattatcaattttccaatcatcgtaaatatataaatatattaaaatatttatgtattaacaattcgtaaaaagaaagtcatcatgtgaaataaaattatttgtggAGTTTCTTACTTATTAATCCACTGTTACATCACAGTACTTCGATGATATACCTATTTCTAGTAATCTCTAACACGCGATAACATAATTacaggatagaaagagattccgagttataattttttttcactctgtTGCAATACACAccaaaatcgattaataataaatcgaaaagaaaaaaaatatatttacgttaaatattaaaacatgttatttatatcaaattgttCCTGAAACTAAATcatagaaaagaatttgagaaaacgatatatatactcatatttaaatattagacGAGATGTGTTCtctgttattaattaataatctcaCAATTATCTTTggtttctttctgtttcttgtCCATGAAAACcggtgaaaagaaaagacatcgAGAACAATGGattcataataatacattttctcaTCTTGCCTATCGAAGTTTCACCATACATTGAAAAATGTCTTCAAATCATTTGCTAATTCGCCTGATCATGAACTCATATATATAGACTAACGTCAAAGTGTCATGCAATTGTCGATCATACGTTACTCGCTCGTCATTGCTCGAAGACAGCAACTGCGCTTGAATTCTTTAGTCTAATTCGTGTTCATCAAGAGGCCAGAGCAAAGCtttaacaaacaaattttttctgcAGTCTTTACGTTTGAACGacaagttaaaaagaaaaaaaataatcatttccaAAGATCCTTTGTGTTTCTTTTGAATTcgtaagaacgaaaaaaaaataaaaaaaaatagaaaaaataatataaaacaaaacgaagaagattaattcaaaattgaattataataaagacgTGTTAGAATATGACGCTACAAGGTGGAATCTCATTTGAGgaggaattaaagaaaaatccgGAATTGAAGGAAGACGATGTACGAGCGTTGAAAGAGTGGTGTCAAAAACAACCCCATTTACCAAAAATATCTGACAGCGAAATAGCTCTTTTTCTACACAGTAATTACTATCGTATGGAACCGACCAAAAATACCATCGACACTTATTACACAATACGAACTCACGTGCCAGAGTTCTTTTCTAATAGAGATCCTATCAGTTCTAAAGACCTTCGTAAAGCATTTCAAACAGTGTAagtgttttttgttttgtgcATTTATAAAGCTCAATAATTAATCTCAATCTGATAAagtttaatttttacatttagatCGAATCTGGTCTTGGATAAGACTACCAATGATggttataaaatcatttatggTAGATTGATAGATATCGAACCGTCGCattatgtttataacgatGGTATGAAGTACCTTAACATGGTAATTGATCTCTGGCTTCACGAAGAGGGTACATCCAAAGGTCATGTGATCCTATTTGATACAAAGAATGTTGCGTTCGGTCATGTGGGTCGTTTAAATCCTAtgggattaaaaaaattcctttacTATTTGCAAGAAGCTTTACCCGTACGTCTTAAAGGTTTTCATTTTATGAACACCTCGCCGGTTATGGATGTTATTCTTAACATGATGAAGCCtttcatgaaaaaagaattgatggACATGGtaaggataaaagagagagagagagagagagagagagagagagaaagagagagagagagagagtccgaCTAACCTATAATCTTTTCTAGTTTTCTtccatattctttttatatatctatttatagtTTCACATGCATTCGACCATGGAAACTTTAGCTAAGTTTATACCCTTGGAAATACTTCCAAACGAATCGGGTGGCCAAGCAGGCCCTTTGAAAGACTTGAATGATGCTCAAGTTAAAAAATTAGATGACAATCGTGCTTGGTTTCAAGAGGAGGAAAGAATTTGTCGCGTTAACGAATCTCTACGTCCTGGCAAAGGAAAAACAGCAACTGATTTATTTGGTGTCGAGGGAAGCTTCAAAAAGCTCGAAATCGATTgaacaataattttcattaaccaTTCATACGTTTTAACAAATGTaatttgagaaagagaaagaaaaataaataaattttgttattagaaatatagtactttctatatatatatatataaatatatatatatatgcatattataataattattaaatgtaattttatcaagaaaaaaaattatacatttgtTCCTCGTCATAATCCACTCGTAAATAATTGCATATGTAATTATGATATAACACGTTATCAATGCAGATAACTATGGTCGATAATATGCTAtattacgtaataaaaatatatatgtatatatgtgtgtacatacgtacgtatatatgcgtgtatgtgtgtgtgcgtgtgtgtatataaatatatatatatatatatatatatatatatatatgcatattcttaattattttgttattaataatagaaaaataaaaatgcgtaccaaaaaaaagaaaaatataaaaagccacaaaaattcgaattacgtaaaatataaaaatgaaatatattatttcaaatattagtaaatataagtaaattgTTTTACTTACATGtgcaagaaaaatatagtaaaatcGAGACCTTGTTTCTTCTTCAGcaaaaaataacaatggaCCTTgacaagaatgaaaaagaaaaaagaatgacatTCTGAACGTAACACGCGCATTATCTAACACGGTTATCCttcatattaatttgttacaaaaaaaaaatatataaaagaaatgaattttatcattattaaatcttaATCACATAtagcaaaataaatataagcaAACTGACATcgattaaatttgataatcgatatatactTTCTAATAATCGAAtgagataatatcgaaaatcgatttttttaaagaagaatttttgtatttctattttcaaggAAATGAGAATTTGGTCTaacaataagagaaatatttgtgtatattcttatatacttattattattcatatatatatatatatgtatatatagtatatactatatatttatacttgcATTAATAATATGCTTcgaaaataagtaaatttttttttaaacttactGAATATTCTTCATATTTCTATTAGTTCAACTTTTCCGAAGAAATTCTTCCAGGGATTTTAGAAAGGTTATTTTAAAACATTCCATCGTCATCGATCGAAACATCTTCGTGTGCAACATACTTAATCatcgatcaaataaaataaacaagttGATGGTGTGAAGCTACCTTAAAACATATTACCTTCACCTTCTCCCCCTTAGTTTCTTATATTACTTTCACTGGAAAAGATCCTCTCAGTCAGTTATATGTCTGTTCTctaagataagaaatattatttaaagtttctttcatgctatcgatttaaaaaaatgaagagttTGATCGTAAGtgtttaattcattttttttatcaattaatctATAACATTTGtttgatatttctattttgcacggggaaaatacgaaaaattcttaaatgtattaataaaagtaaatatttctctttttttgcagATCGTCTTCGTTTTATCGACTTCCTGTCTTGGAGAGGTCTCACACATTTTATCAGAATATTCGACGACAACTACCAGCACATTACCACCACCTCCACAACCATACAGTTTTCAATACAAAGCGGGACGATATCCAGGACACGTTGATCGAATTCATCAAGAATCTGGAGATGGTTCCGGAACCGTTTATGGTAAATGTTCTCGTGGCcttatatcttctttatagttaattcgatcattaattcgttcatttctaacaataataacatttgcTTATTAGGATCTTACTCGTTCATCGATCCTAAATACAAAGTACGAAGAGTGGAATATGTGGCTGATAAAAATGGATTTCATCCATCGTTGATAAATTACGACGATACGCTTAAACAGCCTGTTGATTCAGAAGCTGTGAAACTCGCGAAGGAAAGACATTTTCAGCTTTATGAAAAATTAGCTGATGCTAATGCCCACGATATACCAATAAATGTACCAAAGGTAAtgaattctattaaaaatataatttatattcataatagtCTATCTCAGCAAAAAAACGCCTGCAAATTATCTTCAAGATCATTCAATATCCTTTCTTTCACTTGATTATGCATCTATGCATCTTATGTatctttatgtttttatagGATTCTGTTAGTGTATTAAAAGCGAAGGACAAACATTTACAGCTCTACCAGAAGATTGCCGAAGAACACGCGGCTATCGCATCTCAAAGAGAAGCAGAGCGTACAGCATATGAAGCAACTTCGATTATTAATGACGTTAATGAACATCAAACATATTAAGAAACTActaataagaaagagaaattgttGATATAGTATCAATAAGATGAATTTACCTGTATAAAATCTTTCAGAATTTAAAAACAAGAATTTTTGTGCAATgcaaatttgataaaaaacgGACAATAgatgattttataattgttacatatataacatgtgttattaatcataaaagGACACGTGAGTCACATACACATGAATATCTTCTATGAGTACCGGAACTGTTgctgtatatattaaaaaaaagataaatactaTAATTACACTATGCATTGGTATAAAAGTCTAGGtgtgacaaaaaataaaattgtcgcCGTTTGTATCTCCGGGAAGATGAAGTTCTACGGTTTTTGGTTACTGCTTATTGCCATATTCTATATTACggtatgattttttattattttaagaaattctTGTTTGTGCAATACACTTTAgtagtttaataattatatatttttcgcctatatttatctatatgcAATCACTCGAAAAATGGGGCGTATCCTTATCATATCGtagaatgttatatatatatatatatatttatttgtttaatttgacTATATTCCACATTTTACCATGTATTTCTATGAATtcctattaataaaataataagttgatataaataaaatgaaacatgaaatcttatatatgaaaacatataaatttaacaatacACGTCTATATAATGTCTGatgatcataaataattattaaacatatgATGTCAATTTATTTAGATTACTGTAGGTAGGAACATCGATTATACCAGCAATGcttttttaaaatctaaaaGCATCGCTTGTCGTGGAGGTCGAGGAAACAATGGAGGAGGAGGCACAAATGCTACTAGTGGTGCAACAGAAGCTATGACTAATATGGCACCTAATTTAATGCGCACTGCACAACAAGCAATGGGTGAAACTTTAATTTGATCTTCTTAATTTTagttttccattttttaaattaagtaTAGTTTTCCATTTTATCCATGAATATATTACAGGTACCTTGACGGATATGGTGTCAAATATGAATCCAATGGGGTAAATCACATATTTGTTCGAAATTATTGCACCATGTATCCGATAATcgaatttacaaatataatgatattataaatactttataatcattacttTCATAATCAAAAATGCTTCTTGTagttgttaaaaatattagaattaaataataaaataataattaatgaacacAATTATCttagtttattttaatataagtccaaatatttaatatatagatcaacagatatagaatttatttaataataatattggcAGAATAACATTAGGAACAGTGTAAtataggaaatatttcgattataagcattaataaacgtattaatatatacgtgtaaatattaatatagaatgttttgatataaattgaaattatatttcagagaacaatgatacatatataatatacatgtgtatgaattttatgaaatgATACTGTAATAAAcatggaaaattttttctttacttatttacaataataatatatttctctaaCTTTAagggattaaaaaaattacattaaccACACCTTATACAATtgtaaaataacaatttttttactatattgcaattaaaattaacatgattttatcgtatcttttaatttttttatttaaatattaataaatgttttaacattttcttatataatttagaaatattctgaGTATTTCAAAATTCGATTTTTTGAAGAACACTTGAGAAAAATCAAACATTGTAGAAAccttaatttcataatttacttttatgtAGTATTGTAAAAAAACATTACACGATTCTCTTAcacattatttttacatagttCAATTGTCTCATAAATCTTAAAAagcaaatttatattataaacactACATCTACTACACTTCTCATGTTTAAATTTctgtatatatgcacatatcaagaacaaatatattaaatcatgTTCCATATCATGTtccatatctatgtatatgtatactccTGGAggagttaataaatattctttgttAACATTTACTTTTTTAGTAAATATGTAAGATCTTTATTCTGTTTTTGTAATGTAATATCTGTTATTTCCACCTTATCTCTTACATTgtcaattaaatcattttgtgACTCAATCTCTTCTGAAAGTCCGATTGCTAAACCTTTTAATCGTGCTAGAGATCCACTCATTTcatctaaatttttttctaaaacttttgttatattatttgtagatGTATTTGTTTTTCGATCTTCATCGTCATCTACAAGACCTTGAAGTTTAAACGATGGATGATTATTAACCATATTAGTTTGCACTTGATCTAAGGAATTAGATAAAGTTGGCGATGATGTAGATCCAAAACTCGTAGATTCTGGTAGTTTAGTAGACGGTACAGGTGTGTCAAGCGATTTTCCACTGAggtaattttttaaactaCCAAAAACACTCTTTATACCTTGAATATGTTTTTGACTAAATCTCAATGTACTGTTAATATCATCCAACCTCTTTTCTGTCCTTTCTAATTGCTCTCTTTGTCTAATTAATTCctgaaattttatcaatttatttttacaatatggtttatagttttatatttcaaattatttatttaataaaaatatttaagtcaAGCAAATTTGTGAATTATATCTGTTAgttagtttttattatattgtgaccattaaattgttattttaaaattatgataatttaggTATATACAAACCTCTGCTGTAGCTGCACCAATCTGTTCAGAGTctcttaaaagagaaatagatcgCTCTGATGAATGAATAGTAcgctcttctatttctcttctacGTTGCATTAACTGTTGACGTTTAACTTCAAGTTCATTGTCAAAATTATTAGCATAATTATACGATGAGCCAGATGCCCTTGGTgcactttttaaaaatgtttcgtCGTCTACATCATCTTCTAACTCAAAAAATGGATTCTTTGTATCACTCAAATAATGTTGTCCTGCCATTTTGTACAATAACGTAAAGCAACTGATAAATAATCTTGAAATTCGTTCCTCGAAAAGCTTTGGTTAAATTACTTATCACGTATAATACACTGACATACACACGGATTCATGAGATTCAGTTCTCCTACTTATTGTTACAAAACTAACCTACGTAAGATGAAAATCTACTCAAAAAATATACGCTCGATTCTAtggtttttaataaatttatacaactTAGCTAATATCACATAATCGAATACAATCgaacttttttaaaaattgtaaaaattatatttcacaaaaagaataatacaaaaatgtaaataattttttcttagagTTTCTTATTACGAAACTTTAACTCATTAAATCTCCACGAGATAGCGCGAATAATAACATCACTGTACTTTCTACTATAATAGGAAGTGCTCACTACGCAAGTATTTTAGTCGAGCTGTCaataatacttgcaaagaagtaaatataataaattatcaaaagaaaggaaaatttagCTTAACTCTATCATaagtaatacatttttttttattaaaacaatatgGATTTATCAAAACttacaaatgaaagaaaattatatctttgCCGATGGTATTTTCGTGGTAAGTactaacaataaaagaaaaaaaaataccaaaaaaaaaaaaaaaaaatacaaaaaaaacaaaacaaattcgTGATATGTTTTTgatcataaaatatacaatttttattttttttacatagctGGATTTGCATTGCTTCCATTTCTTTGGGCTGTTAATGCAATTTGGTTTATACGAGAGGCTTTTATCGTACCGCCTTATGAGGAACAAAAACAGATTAAAagatgtatgtattgtattgtttctattaaaagagaattattaataaacgaataatattgtAGATGTAATATTTTCTGGCATTGGAGCTATCTTATGGATGATTGCCCTTGTTGCATGGATCGTAATATTTCAAACACAAAGAGCTGCCTGGGGAGAATTTGCAGATCATATTAGTTATATCATCCCTATTGGTGTTCCTTGATAActcataatatttaaataatttattattgtatttatctaaaaaaaaaaattgctacttattataattataactacttttttacatatgttaaaaataactacgttttcatacgtatatataaaactcaattaatgtaaaaatatatcatttatttaacaataataattaatatttaaattaaaattgagtAATTTTGttagtatatacatagttaatccatttgtatttgtaaaaaagTTCTTATATCTTAATCTTAAGATACATTTCACTTATACAGTCCTTCGTCGCTGTCCATACAAttgtatatctttataaactAATCTGGACAAAaactgaaataaataaataaataaataaataaattatatatatatatatatatatatatacatacacacacgtgtgtatgtataaagtaGTActgtttataaatgtatatatatttatttataaaatttacttacAACTAGAGCTAACGCGTTTGCAAACATGAGCATATAAAAAACATTATGCCATCCTGCCCATTGGGAAACAAATCCTGTTAATAATGGGCCAACTGCAGCACCGATACTGCCTGTTCCATCAATAATTGCAGTGACTGTTGCTAAAGCTTTGGAACTGTCTCCCAAACTAGGATGAGTTCCTAATTCAGCAGATACTGCAGTCGTTATTAAAGCATATGGTCCATTAACCAACAGTCctgttgttaataataatagtatactAACACTTAAACTCATACTTtctaaataatcataaataaataactgaaaaacaaacattaattatcattataataaattaacatgattttatgaacattttttcagtataaaagatattactgTTGGAATTGCAAATCCAAGCATTACAGCACATGTTAAAGCACTCATACCACTGTAGTCTGATAAAACACCAGCAACTATTGCACCTGCAATACCTCCTAcatcaaataatattgataaatatgcACTTAATGTTGTATTATATGTacctaaaaaatataaatataaatattgataattttttaatatttaaggatactctaatattttaatattaatttactaaCTTGAAACTGCAATATACAATGGCAACCAGTAAAGCAATGTGTAGCTTACAAGTTTtgcaaaaaataatgaagaagaataTTCGAGTACACCGGGTATACTTATGGCTCCAAAAAACCCAATAGCATTCTCTTCAGCATGATGGTGCAAACGTCTATTTGTTGATAACATTGGACTAGTTTCGGATCTTAAACTTGGTGAatcctttcaaaataaaaatctatattatgttcaactattataatttaaagacattaagtattatataataattcatagttaatatattttaactacAAGGTTACTGAAAATATGCATGCACTTACGTTAGTAACATTTTGTTCACGGTAGACACAGCGATAGATGACACGCTAGGTAAAGGAAACGGGTATTTTTTAGTGGGCATATTATATGTCAAAtgcataaattatatgaattaaaaactATTGAAGTAGATATGTAGTTTGTCAGTATCATTACAAACACCATAAAATTACTTGTTATTCTGGAATACTAcaaaatatactaatatatgaagaagaaacagaaaaagaattaatagtaattatatttttaaatttgaaaaaactGATGATAATTGTCATGCTTATACTTCATGTATCAACGTGCAATTTATTTTAGTTAGATGGGAAATCAAAACATTTTTActgttgttttattaaaaacattactAAATgcaatgttatattattattgactaTAATTAGAATAGCAATGATATTATGCAATATGCAttgtttatcattatatatagaatattactGTATAGTATCATTTCACTATAATTAGAAACTTACATCTTCTCTAGGAGTATGAGATTCTTCGATATCTTCAATACTATCTTCATCTGAACTATTAGTTGcatctatttttctatatccAAGTGAATTAGGAAGAGAACATCCTACATCAATAGGTGCAGGTgctaagaataaaaaaattataaatcctGCCAAACCCATTATAGCTCCTGGTATCATGAAACTTAAACCCCAATCAGATTCAACAAATTTAGCTGCAACTAAAGTGCCCAATATATTTCCTAAAGATGTATGAGAATTCCATATTCCAAAAATTAAgcctcgttttcttcttccaaaCCAATTTCCTACAACTGTTACTACACCTGGCCAACCTGAAGTTTGAAATACTCCACCAGCAgcctaaaaaaaattaaattttattataaaaaatgtacatttttttat contains:
- the LOC124950420 gene encoding glucose-6-phosphate exchanger SLC37A2 isoform X1 produces the protein MHLNMISLKDAPWGLQMIEYITSKCCPHRRINRLIWHQGGIFALTYLSYTCYHMTRKPISVVKNVLSLNCSNLSPPDDIIINDTNRDTWCDWAPFDTSDAPALLGMLDSAFLFAYAAAMFLSGFIAERVNLRYFISLGMLTSGISCYLFGIARPYKIHNLWYFILVQAAGGVFQTSGWPGVVTVVGNWFGRRKRGLIFGIWNSHTSLGNILGTLVAAKFVESDWGLSFMIPGAIMGLAGFIIFLFLAPAPIDVGCSLPNSLGYRKIDATNSSDEDSIEDIEESHTPREDRVIYRCVYREQNVTNDSPSLRSETSPMLSTNRRLHHHAEENAIGFFGAISIPGVLEYSSSLFFAKLVSYTLLYWLPLYIAVSSTYNTTLSAYLSILFDVGGIAGAIVAGVLSDYSGMSALTCAVMLGFAIPTLFIYDYLESMSLSVSILLLLTTGLLVNGPYALITTAVSAELGTHPSLGDSSKALATVTAIIDGTGSIGAAVGPLLTGFVSQWAGWHNVFYMLMFANALALVFLSRLVYKDIQLYGQRRRTV
- the LOC124950420 gene encoding glucose-6-phosphate exchanger SLC37A2 isoform X3, whose protein sequence is MSDDIIINDTNRDTWCDWAPFDTSDAPALLGMLDSAFLFAYAAAMFLSGFIAERVNLRYFISLGMLTSGISCYLFGIARPYKIHNLWYFILVQAAGGVFQTSGWPGVVTVVGNWFGRRKRGLIFGIWNSHTSLGNILGTLVAAKFVESDWGLSFMIPGAIMGLAGFIIFLFLAPAPIDVGCSLPNSLGYRKIDATNSSDEDSIEDIEESHTPREDRVIYRCVYREQNVTNDSPSLRSETSPMLSTNRRLHHHAEENAIGFFGAISIPGVLEYSSSLFFAKLVSYTLLYWLPLYIAVSSTYNTTLSAYLSILFDVGGIAGAIVAGVLSDYSGMSALTCAVMLGFAIPTLFIYDYLESMSLSVSILLLLTTGLLVNGPYALITTAVSAELGTHPSLGDSSKALATVTAIIDGTGSIGAAVGPLLTGFVSQWAGWHNVFYMLMFANALALVFLSRLVYKDIQLYGQRRRTV
- the LOC124950420 gene encoding glucose-6-phosphate exchanger SLC37A2 isoform X4, whose translation is MLDSAFLFAYAAAMFLSGFIAERVNLRYFISLGMLTSGISCYLFGIARPYKIHNLWYFILVQAAGGVFQTSGWPGVVTVVGNWFGRRKRGLIFGIWNSHTSLGNILGTLVAAKFVESDWGLSFMIPGAIMGLAGFIIFLFLAPAPIDVGCSLPNSLGYRKIDATNSSDEDSIEDIEESHTPREDRVIYRCVYREQNVTNDSPSLRSETSPMLSTNRRLHHHAEENAIGFFGAISIPGVLEYSSSLFFAKLVSYTLLYWLPLYIAVSSTYNTTLSAYLSILFDVGGIAGAIVAGVLSDYSGMSALTCAVMLGFAIPTLFIYDYLESMSLSVSILLLLTTGLLVNGPYALITTAVSAELGTHPSLGDSSKALATVTAIIDGTGSIGAAVGPLLTGFVSQWAGWHNVFYMLMFANALALVFLSRLVYKDIQLYGQRRRTV
- the LOC124950420 gene encoding glucose-6-phosphate exchanger SLC37A2 isoform X2: MHLNMISLKDAPWGLQMIEYITSKCCPHRRINRLIWHQGGIFALTYLSYTCYHMTRKPISVVKNVLSLNCSNLSPPDDIIINDTNRDTWCDWAPFDTSDAPALLGMLDSAFLFAYAAAMFLSGFIAERVNLRYFISLGMLTSGISCYLFGIARPYKIHNLWYFILVQAAGGVFQTSGWPGVVTVVGNWFGRRKRGLIFGIWNSHTSLGNILGTLVAAKFVESDWGLSFMIPGAIMGLAGFIIFLFLAPAPIDVGCSLPNSLGYRKIDATNSSDEDSIEDIEESHTPREDDSPSLRSETSPMLSTNRRLHHHAEENAIGFFGAISIPGVLEYSSSLFFAKLVSYTLLYWLPLYIAVSSTYNTTLSAYLSILFDVGGIAGAIVAGVLSDYSGMSALTCAVMLGFAIPTLFIYDYLESMSLSVSILLLLTTGLLVNGPYALITTAVSAELGTHPSLGDSSKALATVTAIIDGTGSIGAAVGPLLTGFVSQWAGWHNVFYMLMFANALALVFLSRLVYKDIQLYGQRRRTV